The Alphaproteobacteria bacterium 33-17 DNA window TTCTTCAGCTATTGCGTATGCTGTACATTTCATATAATTAACTATTAAAGTTTATCCAATTTGCTCTAAAAAGCTTTTAATTCTTGCCTGAGACATTTCTTTTCCAACAATCTCAAGAACTTCAAACATACTTGGTGAGGAAGTAGAGTTTGTAACTGCATATCTTACCACTTCGCCAAATTGTCCTAATTTTAGTTGTTTAGAATTTAAGAAATCCTCAACAACAGATTTTATACTATCCTGCTGCCAATTTTCAACATTTTCAAGTATTTGCATAATATTTTTTAGCAAATCTTTTTTCTCATCAGTCATTTTAGACTTTATTTCATCTGAGTAATCTAATGTTTCTAAGTAATAAAACTTTGCCTGATCCTGAAGCTCATTAATGGTTTTGGCTCTAATTTTGAGGGAGTCTAAGCCTTTTATAAGCTTATCTTTAACTGAGTCTGAAAATTTACCAGCCAGATTTTCAATTAAGCTAATTAACCTTTCGTTTGAAGATTCTTTTATATAATGGGCATTTAAATTAAGCAGTTTTGCCATATCAAACTTAGCAGCACCTTTATTAACATGCTCTAAATTAAACCATTCGATAGCTTTTTCGATTGGAATAATTTCTTCATTTCCATGACTCCAGCCAAGGCGAAGTAAGTAATTTAATAAGCTTTCGGGAAGTATTCCCATTTCTCGGTATTCAAGCACAGATAATGCTCCATGCCTTTTAGAAAGTTTTGCTCCATCACTTCCATGAATAAGTGGAATATGAGCAAATTCTGGTCTTTTCCATTCCATTGCGTCATAAATCATTATCTGCCTGAAAGTGTTATTTAAGTGGTCATCACCCCTTATAACATGGCTTACGTTCATATCATGGTCATCTACAACCACTGCCAGCATATATGTTGGTGTACCATCAGAACGCAAAATTACCATATCATCTAAAATGGCATTTTGAACTACAACTTTACCTTGAACAAGATCATTAACCTCGGTTGCACCATCGCGTGGTGCTTTAATACGTACTACTGGTTTTTGACCTTCTGGTGGGGTTCCGCCATCTCTCCAAGGGCTTCTAAATAAAAATGACTCACCTTTACTTTGCGCTTCTTCTCTAAGCTTATTAATTTCTTCTTGCGGAGTGTAGCAATAATACGCTTTACCTTTTTTAACAAGCTCATGCGCAACTTCTGCATGCCTATTTGACCTTGCAAGTTGATAGACTATCTCGTCATCGTTTTTAAGCCCTAACCATTCTAGGCTATCAAGTATTATTTGTTTAGCGGCGTCGGTTGATCTTGCTACGTCAGTATCTTCAACTCTTAGTAAATATTTGCCGTTGTGGCGGCGTGCAAAAAGATAGTTAAACAGTGCAGTTCTGGCGCTGCCAATATGTAAAGCACCCGTTGGAGACGGCGCAAAACGTGTTGTAATTGTCATAATAAGTCCTAAAACTCTAGTTGGCTTTTAAGCCATGCAGATATGTTATTGTCTTTGATTTGTGGCAATATAATGCTAGAAATCATTTTATAGTAATGTTTTAGCCAATTTATCTGGGATGTGTCAAGTTTTTCAAATAAAATAAGGTCTTTTTCATATGGTACTAAAGTTAGGCTTTCAAATCCATATTGATGAGTTGCAACTTCCTTGCAAAACATAAGGTTCTCAATTCTAATGCCAAACTCACCCTCTATATAAATACCAGGCTCATTTGACATAATCATATTTT harbors:
- a CDS encoding glutamate--tRNA ligase; amino-acid sequence: MTITTRFAPSPTGALHIGSARTALFNYLFARRHNGKYLLRVEDTDVARSTDAAKQIILDSLEWLGLKNDDEIVYQLARSNRHAEVAHELVKKGKAYYCYTPQEEINKLREEAQSKGESFLFRSPWRDGGTPPEGQKPVVRIKAPRDGATEVNDLVQGKVVVQNAILDDMVILRSDGTPTYMLAVVVDDHDMNVSHVIRGDDHLNNTFRQIMIYDAMEWKRPEFAHIPLIHGSDGAKLSKRHGALSVLEYREMGILPESLLNYLLRLGWSHGNEEIIPIEKAIEWFNLEHVNKGAAKFDMAKLLNLNAHYIKESSNERLISLIENLAGKFSDSVKDKLIKGLDSLKIRAKTINELQDQAKFYYLETLDYSDEIKSKMTDEKKDLLKNIMQILENVENWQQDSIKSVVEDFLNSKQLKLGQFGEVVRYAVTNSTSSPSMFEVLEIVGKEMSQARIKSFLEQIG